The genomic segment TAACATTGATATAGTACTAGTTATAGCTGCCAATGAAAGTAATAAAAAAAATAATATAGCAAATAAATATCCTCCTGGTAACTTAGGAAATACATTTGGCAATGTAATAAATACAAGACCTGGCCCACTATTTGGGGCTATACCAAAAGCAAATACTACTGGAAATATAGCTATACCAGCAAGTAAAGCAATTATTGTATCAGCTAAAGCTATATTCACCTTAGCTCTCCCCAAGTTTTCTTCTTCTTTTATATAAGAACCATAAGTAATCATAGTTCCTGCCCCCAGACTTAATGAGAAAAAAGAGTGGCCTAAAGCTGCAAAAATAACCTTCCCATTTACCTTTGAAAAATCAGGTTTAAAAAGGAATGATAAACCTTCTTTACTACCAGGAAGGGTAAGTGCTCTTATATCAAGTATTATTATAATAATTATTAATGCAGGTATTAAAATACTTGAATATTTTTCTATACCTTTTTCAATCCCATTTCCCACTATATAAGCAGTAAATGCTAATATTATAAATTGCCATATAATAGGGCGCACTGGATGTGAAGTAAATTCTGTAAACATATTACTAATTGCATTTACATCTTTTCCTGCGAATTCATTGGTTATAGCTTTTATTAAATATTCTAGGGTCCATCCAGCTATAACACTATAAAAGGAAAGTATTAAAAATCCTGCTAAAACTCCGAGAACTCCACTTAGGTACCATTTACTATTTGGAGCAATTTCTTTAAAAGAATTTATAGCGCTTTTTCTCCCTTCCCTACCTATTATAAATTCTGCTAACATTACAGGAATTCCTATGGCAGCTACACATATTAAATATATTATTAAAAATGCTGCTCCTCCATGCTTTCCTGTAATATATGGAAAACGCCAAATATTACCTAACCCTACAGCTGAACCAACAGCTGCCGCAAATAACCCGAAACTACTTTTAAAGCTTTCTCTTTCCATAAATTGCTTCATTCCTTCCCATATAGATTAATATATTATTATAGGAAAACCCCGGATATAAATACAACAATAATTAATATTGGAGTTATATATTTAATAATAAATCTAAACACATTCAAATATCTTACTGAAATAGTTCCATCATTAGTTAATTGTTTTTCTACTAATTTTTTATCTAATTTCCAGCCTAAGAATAAGCTGGTTATAAAAGCTGCTATAGTTAAAAAGTAATTTGCTGTTAAATAATCAAGGAAATCAAATAAATTTCTATCAAAAATCTTTTTTGTCGATAACGGTCCATTTGATAAAGATGCAAATATTCCTAATAAAGTTATTAAAGTAAAAGAAACTATAGTTGATTTCTTCCTAGATAAATTAAATCCTTCTATACCATAAGCAACAACAACTTCTAGCAGCGAAATAGTACTAGTTAATGCTGCTACGGCTATTAATGCAAAAAACAATATAGCGAAAATATATCCCCCTGGTATTTGTGGAAATACATTTGGTAATGTAATAAATATCAGACCAGGACCACTATTTGGAGCTATACCAAAAGCAAATACTACTGGAAATATGGCTATACCAGCAAGTAAAGCAATTATTGTATCAGCAATTGTAACCTTTAAAACAGTATTTCCCAAGTTTTCTTTTTTCCCTATATATGAGCCATAAGTGATCATTATTCCCATACCTAAA from the Tissierellales bacterium genome contains:
- a CDS encoding sodium-dependent transporter codes for the protein SKILIPLLLVIVIILDIRAITLPGGKAGLSFLFKPDFSKLSKEAVLAALGHSFFSLSLGMGIMITYGSYIGKKENLGNTVLKVTIADTIIALLAGIAIFPVVFAFGIAPNSGPGLIFITLPNVFPQIPGGYIFAILFFALIAVAALTSTISLLEVVVAYGIEGFNLSRKKSTIVSFTLITLLGIFASLSNGPLSTKKIFDRNLFDFLDYLTANYFLTIAAFITSLFLGWKLDKKLVEKQLTNDGTISVRYLNVFRFIIKYITPILIIVVFISGVFL
- a CDS encoding sodium-dependent transporter: MKQFMERESFKSSFGLFAAAVGSAVGLGNIWRFPYITGKHGGAAFLIIYLICVAAIGIPVMLAEFIIGREGRKSAINSFKEIAPNSKWYLSGVLGVLAGFLILSFYSVIAGWTLEYLIKAITNEFAGKDVNAISNMFTEFTSHPVRPIIWQFIILAFTAYIVGNGIEKGIEKYSSILIPALIIIIIILDIRALTLPGSKEGLSFLFKPDFSKVNGKVIFAALGHSFFSLSLGAGTMITYGSYIKEEENLGRAKVNIALADTIIALLAGIAIFPVVFAFGIAPNSGPGLVFITLPNVFPKLPGGYLFAILFFLLLSLAAITSTISMLESVVAYVIDKFNIGRKKATFISISLVFIVGIFASLSNGPMANVSFLGRTFLDFLDYITANYLMTIGSMISIIFVGWKLDRSMVKKQITNNGILDVGYLSLYDFVARFITPILIIIVFISSIKGLGV